One part of the Phoenix dactylifera cultivar Barhee BC4 unplaced genomic scaffold, palm_55x_up_171113_PBpolish2nd_filt_p 000707F, whole genome shotgun sequence genome encodes these proteins:
- the LOC103696295 gene encoding GATA transcription factor 7-like, whose protein sequence is MERLGTALKNRFQLEVLRSDADHQGLAAAGGEVGWAVERSALFGEDFSVDDLLDLGGIMELEEKEAEEEEEEEQVERAEAESFQISNSTSAVSPCDLLAPTEIEFPNDDVEELEWVSRFFDDSFMELSPCSEITAPSLKRLIPSMESLAPVKAKRSKRSRAAAGGVWSTAGPLPLADSSSSTSSNSSCLSSPSSSSSSSSSSSCLIYDSAVPGFAAPDLVLLAGTPPPAQKESQKKRGRKPKRPKPQSAAVGGSGGGGERRCSHCGAQKTPQWRAGPLGAKTLCNACGVRFKSGRLLPEYRPACSPTFLSHVHSSSHRKVLEMRRQKEEQQQKLLSASSTVAAAASAVPVPSF, encoded by the exons ATGGAGCGGTTGGGGACGGCGCTTAAGAACAGGTTCCAGCTGGAGGTGCTCCGGTCGGACGCTGACCACCAGGGGCTTGCCGCCGCCGGCGGCGAGGTGGGATGGGCGGTGGAGCGGAGCGCGCTTTTTGGAGAGGATTTCTCCGTCGACGACCTTCTCGACCTTGGGGGAATCATGGAACTGGAGGAAAAAGAggcagaggaagaggaagaagaggaacaagTGGAGAGAGCTGAAGCAGAATCCTTCCAAATTTCAAACTCCACCTCCGCCGTCTCCCCCTGCGACCTTCTTGCTCCTACTGAAATCGAGTTTCCG aatGATGATGTCGAAGAGCTGGAATGGGTGTCTCGTTTCTTTGATGATTCTTTCATGGAGTTGTCGCCGTGCTCCGAGATAACTGCCCCCTCCTTGAAGAGACTCATCCCTTCCATGGAATCCCTGGCTCCCGTCAAAGCCAAGAGGAGCAAGCGCTCGCGAGCCGCCGCCGGCGGGGTCTGGTCCACGGCGGGCCCTCTCCCCCTCGccgactcctcctcctccacctcctcaaACTCCTCCTGCCTTTCttcgccctcctcctcctcctcttcctcctcctcctcctcctgcctcATCTACGACTCGGCCGTCCCCGGCTTCGCAGCCCCCGACCTCGTCCTCCTCGCCGGAACCCCACCCCCCGCGCAGAAAGAAAGCCAGAAGAAACGGGGGCGGAAACCGAAACGGCCGAAGCCGCAGTCGGCGGCGGTGGGAGgcagcggcggaggaggagagcGAAGGTGCAGCCACTGCGGGGCCCAGAAGACGCCGCAGTGGAGAGCAGGGCCGCTGGGGGCGAAGACGCTGTGCAACGCCTGCGGCGTCCGGTTCAAGTCGGGCCGCCTCCTCCCCGAGTACCGTCCGGCCTGCAGCCCCACCTTCCTCAGCCACGTCCACTCCAGCAGCCACCGCAAGGTCCTCGAGATGCGCCGCCAGAAGGAGGAACAGCAGCAGAAGCTCCTCTCCGCCTCCTCcaccgtcgccgccgccgcgtCGGCGGTGCCCGTTCCTTCTTTCTGA
- the LOC113461197 gene encoding nudix hydrolase 15, mitochondrial-like, producing MGLAESAVPPALQRPEQFRPKRASVLMCLFEGDCGDLRIILTKRSSNLSTHSGEVSLPGGKAEEGDADDRETAMREAKEEIGLDPSLVTVVTVLEPFLSKR from the exons ATGGGGCTGGCTGAGTCCGCCGTGCCGCCCGCCCTCCAACGGCCCGAGCAGTTCCGGCCCAAGAGGGCCTCCGTCCTCATGTGCCTCTTCGAGGGCGACTGCGGCGATCTCCGCATCATCCTCACCAAGCGCTCCTCCAACCTCTCCACCCACTCCG GTGAAGTGTCGTTGCCGGGGGGGAAGGCGGAGGAGGGCGATGCGGACGATCGCGAGACGGCCATGAGGGAGGCCAAAGAAGAGATAGGGCTGGATCCATCCCTCGTTACGGTCGTCACCGTTCTTGAACCCTTCTTATCCAAG AGGTGA